In Haloarchaeobius amylolyticus, the genomic window CGGCCGAAGTTTCAATCCCGTTGTAGGTTTTCTAGCCGCTTCGACTTCGACCCCGGCGGGTCCCGGTCTTCTATCGCAGAGTTTCAATCCCGTTGTAGGTTTTCTAGCCGCTTCGACACGGCGACGGCAGCGACGAGACCGGCATCTTCCAGTTGTTTCAATCCCGTTGTAGGTTTTCTAGCCGCTTCGACGATCTCGGCGCTGCACGTCCGCACTGGCGACGGGTTTCAATCCCGTTGTAGGTTTTCTAGCCGCTTCGACGAGACGACTTTACCCGCTGGTACAAGTACGACCTGTTTCAATCCCGTTGTAGGTTTTCTAGCCGCTTCGACGTTTGCGCGCCGGCGGGCGCCGACGGCGACGTGTACTGTTTCAATCCCGTTGTAGGTTTTCTAGCCGCTTCGACTACATTTCCGGCGAACTCCTCCAAACTGTTGTGCAAGGTTTCAATCCCGTTGTAGGTTTTCTAGCCGCTTCGACGAGGTCCCGTCGTTACTATCGACTGTGGCCGACGAGTTTCAATCCCGTTGTAGGTTTTCTAGCCGCTTCGACCGTATTTCTTTGATTTTGTCATCCTCCATAAGGCTCGTTTCAATCCCGTTGTAGGTTTTCTAGCCGCTTCGACAGGCCGAGCGCCTCGACGACCCCGCGGTCCTCCTCCGGTTTCAATCCCGTTGTAGGTTTTCTAGCCGCTTCGACCCAGCAACACCGACTTTAGACGCCTGTTCATGCTCCGTTTCAATCCCGTTGTAGGTTTTCTAGCCGCTTCGACGACACGGTAGATGACGGCGAACGCGAAAAACATCTTGTTTCAATCCCGTTGTAGGTTTTCTAGCCGCTTCGACAGGGGGTGTAAATCAGTGGAGAGGGCGCTTAATCCTTTCTCCGTCGTCGAAATGATGGGGCTGCTTCGTGGACTGGGGTTGTACACAACCGTCTTAAAGGTCCACGAAGGGCGAATAATCAGATGACGTTGGATTGGTTGTCAGGCGGGGTGTTTCCGAGGTCAGTGATATCGTCTTGGCATGAGCTACAAATTCGGTATATTCTGATTCGGTCACCGTCTGTTGTTTCGATGTGATTTTCAAGTTCGTCCCTGAGTTTGATGCGTTCAGTCTTCGAGACCTCAGCTTCGAAAACACTGAACTGCCGCCATGCACCATATCGTTGGAGGGTTTGGTACACTCGTCTTCGGTTTGAGTCGTCATGTATATCATAGGTAATTACTATTCGAATCGTCATCGATTGACCTCCAGTGCGTGGTACTCGTCCAGTTCGCCCGTGATTCGCTTCCTAAGGAGAATTGCCTGTTGGCGGATAGCTTTCCGCCGAGACACCTCGTATTTGAAATACGGGTGTGTCAACGTTTCAGTCATGTAGTTGTCGAATTTCTCTAGATATAGTTGGAAGGTCTCGTCCTTGAGGTGGTTTTCCTGAGTAAAGTCGTCGTGAGTGATGGTACTTCGGTTTACTAACCTGGTCACGAACGTGTCACAGAACAATGGACGGAACTCCTCCTGAAGGTCTAACGCAAGCGACGGGCGTCCGTGTCGGTCTGCATGCAACACGCCGAGGAATGGGTCGAGGTTATACTGACGTAGTGCGCTCAAGACCTCGTTTTTCATCATCACGTAGGTCAACGAGAGCAAACTGTTGATGTGGTCTTCTGGTGGTCGCTTCGTCCGTTTCTCGAACGTCCAACCGCTTGCCAGTGTATCGTCAAGCAAGGTGAAATATCGCTCTGCGGCCTCACCTTCGACGCCTCGCAGGTCGTCTTTACTGTCAGTCCGGTGCACTTTATTGCCGAGGTCTTTCAGGAGGTCAGTTCCAGTCACCCCTTTTCGACTTAGAAGCGTCCGAGCGTTTCGAATTTTTGCGCTAATCATCGCTTGAGAGATACTGAGTTCAGCGGCTTCATCGAGATCGTATTGGGCTCGTCGAA contains:
- the cas1 gene encoding CRISPR-associated endonuclease Cas1, coding for MKAAEAMFDDSVVYVTKQGTQVQTDGGRIVVYDVDGDGGEIATFPTEKIDTLNVFGGVNFSTPFVRRANEHGIVLNYFTQNGQYRGSFVPEKNTIATVRRAQYDLDEAAELSISQAMISAKIRNARTLLSRKGVTGTDLLKDLGNKVHRTDSKDDLRGVEGEAAERYFTLLDDTLASGWTFEKRTKRPPEDHINSLLSLTYVMMKNEVLSALRQYNLDPFLGVLHADRHGRPSLALDLQEEFRPLFCDTFVTRLVNRSTITHDDFTQENHLKDETFQLYLEKFDNYMTETLTHPYFKYEVSRRKAIRQQAILLRKRITGELDEYHALEVNR
- the cas2 gene encoding CRISPR-associated endonuclease Cas2; translation: MRIVITYDIHDDSNRRRVYQTLQRYGAWRQFSVFEAEVSKTERIKLRDELENHIETTDGDRIRIYRICSSCQDDITDLGNTPPDNQSNVI